The following nucleotide sequence is from Planctomycetia bacterium.
AGTCTGAGTCTTGCTTCTTCGCGACAGACTCCCAGTACTTCAATCCGTCCAGCACGCCATCGGCATGGGTTAACGGCGAGTGATAGATATCGCCCTGAACCTCGCGAGCCAAAGCGGTTTCGGCGTTGCCGACGAGCACGCCTCGGAAGCCGTGCCGGAAGAGGGAAACGTCGTTGCCCGAGTCTCCGGATGCGATGACTTCGCGCGGCGAAACGCCGAGCTTCGCCGCCAGCATCTTGGCGGTGGCTCCCTTGCTCACGCCCAGCGGGAGGATATCGAGAAAACGCTCGCCGCTATAAATCATTTCGAACTGAATCCGCGCCTGCGACAGCGCCGCACCCACCAATTTGAGTTGTTCGGTAGTCGCACGTTCGAGGAAGTAGCTCACCTTGTAAGGAGATTGAAACTCCTCCGGCTGTACTTCCAATTCACGCATCGCTGACAGTACGCGTTTCACTTGGCGCGTTTGCCAGCTTTGGTCTCCGAAGGGTGGCCCGATGGCGGCCTTGCCGCCAGCGGCGTGTTCCGACAGCTCCGTACCCAGCGCGCCGATTGTGTAAGTCGGTGCGGGAAGTTGTCCGCCGGCAACCAAGCGCGCCACATCCACGCACGTGCGTCCGGTGGCATAGACGACCGCGTAATGACGTCCCACGCCGGAGCGCCAAGCGTGGAAGCGCTCGAGCGCCTGGACGTCTCCAAGGACGGTGCCGTCGAGATCGGTGACTAACATCCGAGGAGCGCTCATACAGCTGTGGGCGCCCTCTTGGTCGACTTGCGTGGGCCTGGTACACCCAGCGAACGCGCCACCGTGGACCGCCGATGTTCGACGGCGGCCGAGGCCTCATTAAGGAACTTTTGGGTTACCGCGGTCCAGGTGAACGAACCGCGAGCTCTGCGAGCGCCATTCTCGGCCAGCTGCGCCGCCACTTCGGGAAAAGCCAAGACGTCGCAGAGCGAATGCCCGTAGGCTTCCGGATCGTTCGGGTTGGCGTAAATGGCCTCCACTCCCCATTGGACGTAGTGCCAGAGCCCGCCCTCGGTGGTAATCACGGTGGGCGTGCCGCAGGCCATCGCTTCGATGGCGGTCATGCCGAACGGTTCATAGCGGCTGCTGAGGGCGAATACATCGGCAGCGCGATAGTAGTCGGCCAACTG
It contains:
- a CDS encoding HAD-IIB family hydrolase, yielding MLVTDLDGTVLGDVQALERFHAWRSGVGRHYAVVYATGRTCVDVARLVAGGQLPAPTYTIGALGTELSEHAAGGKAAIGPPFGDQSWQTRQVKRVLSAMRELEVQPEEFQSPYKVSYFLERATTEQLKLVGAALSQARIQFEMIYSGERFLDILPLGVSKGATAKMLAAKLGVSPREVIASGDSGNDVSLFRHGFRGVLVGNAETALAREVQGDIYHSPLTHADGVLDGLKYWESVAKKQDSDCGAPSAVHS